The genomic DNA CGGGCGCCTCCTCCGCCCACCGGACCCGCCGCCCGGTCGAAGCCCCTTGCCCGTCCGGCCGCATGGCTTGGCGGATGCGGCCGCGCGCCGCTCGCGGTCCTCACCGCGACGCGACCGGCAGAACCCATGCGCTGCCGGCCGGTGACGTGGCGTGGAGTCGCAGGTGCCGACGCGGGGTGGAGCAGCTCGGCAGCTCGCCGGGCTCATAACCCAGAGGTCGCGGGTTCACATCCTGTCCCCGCTACCAAACCGGGCCCGGTGCGTGTGAACGCACCGGGCCCGGACCCGCGCCTGTCGCTGGCTACCCTCCCTGCCTGTCGCCTCAGGCGTGGCGGCGGGCCCAGAGAGGGGTGACCAGTCCGATCAGGACGGCGGCGGCGCCGACCTGGAAGATGTGGCGGATCCAGTCGATCCCGTCGGTGTCGGCGACGCCGAACGCGCTCGCCAGGAAGTTGCCGATGATGCCACCGACGATACCGAGCAGGATGGTGAGCCACAGCGGGATCGGCTGGCGCCCGGGAATGACCAGCTTCGCCAGCAGACCGATGACCAGACCGGCGATGATCGCCCAAAGAATCGACACAGGGTCCTCCTCCACTCGCGACGTCCGCGGCCCGTGCGGGCCGCGGACGTCGCATGCCCCTGAAACCGCTCTTGATGCATGCCGAGTCGTCCGTCGCGTTCGCGGCAGTGCTCCGCAAGGGCGGAGAGGAGACGGAGGCGAACGGGCGGGCTCCGACGCGCCGCCTTCCGGGCGGGACACCGTCGACCGGCATCTCGCGCAGAGAGCGACGCCGAGCAGCTGGTCGCCACTCCCGCCGGCCCCGAGTACGAGGGAGCGAGAGCAGTCCCACAAGGAATTCACAGGATCGATCCCCGCGGTGTGGAAAGGGAAGTGATGGCCCGTCACACGCGGGACGCATGGCTCGGTTTGCGCTCCACGAGGCACCCGGGCGGGTCTGCACCACTCGATCCTGAGGGGGGGATCTTGAGCTCAATGCATCGCGGACGCCTGAGGATCGCGGCCGCCGGGGAGTCCTCGTCCTGGCCGCCGGCGCTCTCGCCACCGCCCCGAGCACCGCCGTCGCACTGCCGTGTCCGACTCCGCACCGGTGTCGGACCCCGACGCCGCGCCGCCCGGCGCCGGCGGGTGCCCGACCGTCGTCCTGCCCAGCAGGTCCGAGCCGCCCGAAAACAGCTCGTCGACAGCGCCCCGGCACGTCATCCTGACCTCATGGGAGACAGGGCCAACGTCATCGCGGTCCGCGAGGACGGTACGTACGAGCTGTACCGGAGCGGCTGGGCGGTCGGCATCGACCTCGACCTGCTCGACGGGCCGGAGGCGGTCCTCGCCATGCTGCCGGGACTCCGCCAGGACGGCTGGTGGCTGGACGACACCATGGCCCAGGGCGGAGTCCTGCTCGACCTCGGGCGGAAGGTCCTCCTGTTCTTCGCATGGGAGGGGCCGAGCACCGAGCTGCGCCACCGCGCGGCCACGTTCGAGCTGGTCCGTGCGGCGTGGCCGGGCTGGGAGGTCCGCTGGCTCTACGACGGCGCGGCAGAACTGCGCGCGTACGTCGGGCTGGATCCGGAGTTCGTCCGCGACCGCGGTGCGCGCCTCTCGCGGGCACCTTTCCTCGCCCCGGGAGACGAGGACCTGGCCGGCCCCGACCCGGGCGGTGTGGTGGTCACGGTCGGCGACCGGGGCTGCCACATCGCCTCCGACGCCTTCGACCACCCCGTCCGCGAGGGGGAGCACCTGCTCGGCCGACTGGCGGACGCGCCCGGACACGGCGTCTGCCGCCTGCACGTCAACTCCGGCATCCACCTCGACCCGGAGCACCGCCGACTGG from Kitasatospora terrestris includes the following:
- a CDS encoding GlsB/YeaQ/YmgE family stress response membrane protein, with the translated sequence MSILWAIIAGLVIGLLAKLVIPGRQPIPLWLTILLGIVGGIIGNFLASAFGVADTDGIDWIRHIFQVGAAAVLIGLVTPLWARRHA